In Carya illinoinensis cultivar Pawnee chromosome 9, C.illinoinensisPawnee_v1, whole genome shotgun sequence, the following are encoded in one genomic region:
- the LOC122276199 gene encoding MDIS1-interacting receptor like kinase 2-like: protein MAVSSLSISNIPIVAWAIWIFLCGNCLDNALHQLVNVAAASGSISDLQLEQAKALQETGWWPSSTNYSSACHWDGITCNDGGSVTSIDRSLQGLGGQLKLNFSFFPNLVSLNLSRNNLQGHIPLEIGMLKNLTILYLYSNMLVGPFPFTIGHLTNLEYVFLDGNKINGSIPPEIGMLKNLTFLSLSSNMLVGPIPSTIGHLTNLRSLYLDRNKINGSIPSEIGMLKNLTTLDLSSNMLIGPIPSTIGHATNLKYFYLGQNKINGSIPSEIGMLKNLTDLFLSLNILVGPIPSIMFHLTNLRSLDLSQNKINGSIPPEIGMLKNLSYLNLGSNALTGPILSNLTNLEYLDLSANYLNGSIPYHQDNFYWMRDVNLSHNCISGEIPVALGINVAHLSSLDLSYNKLTGHIPPSLIYIKEINLSHNSLKGQIPNGFDKHHKSHTLIGNRDLCGQFKNIFPPCPKSKKSIITKIEIFAPITTFLGFLVIGGIILSRCVFKENQLELRESKDGNIFSIWNYDGHIAYEDIIEATENFDIRYCIGTGGYGSVYKAKLPSGNVIALKKLHQREAENPFFFGSFINEVRVLTEIRHRNIVKLHGFCVHKRCKFLIYEYMERGSLFCVLRNIDEAIELDWSKRVNIIKGIAHALSYMHHECIPSIVHRDISSNNILLNSEFHAFISNFGTAKLLDPDSSNQTLVVGTYSYIAPGKLLIGYLYSKNVI, encoded by the coding sequence ATGGCAGTCTCCTCCCTTTCCATTTCCAATATACCGATAGTAGCATGGGCTATCTGGATCTTTTTATGCGGAAACTGTTTGGATAATGCACTTCATCAGCTTGTTAATGTTGCTGCAGCATCTGGATCAATATCTGACCTTCAACTTGAACAAGCCAAGGCTTTGCAGGAGACTGGGTGGTGGCCGTCTAGTACTAATTATTCAAGTGCTTGCCACTGGGATGGTATTACTTGCAATGATGGAGGAAGCGTCACAAGCATCGATAGATCTCTTCAAGGTTTGGGAGGTCAGTTGAAACTCAACTTCTCTTTCTTCCCAAATTTAGTTAGTCTTAATCTTAGTAGGAACAACCTTCAGGGGCATATCCCACTTGAGATCGGGATGCTAAAAAATCTAACCATTTTATACCTTTATTCAAACATGCTTGTCGGTCCATTCCCTTTCACAATTGGTCATTTAACTAATTTGGAATATGTCTTCCTTGATGGAAATAAAATCAATGGATCCATTCCTCCCGAAATAGGGATGCTGAAAAATCTTACCTTTTTATCCCTTTCATCGAACATGCTCGTTGGTCCAATCCCTTCCACAATTGGTCATTTAACTAATTTGAGAAGTTTATACCTTGACAGAAATAAAATCAATGGATCAATTCCCTCCGAAATAGGGATGCTGAAAAATTTGACCACTTTAGACCTTTCTTCGAACATGCTCATCGGTCCAATCCCTTCTACAATTGGTCATGCAACTAATTTGAAATATTTCTACCTTGGACAGAATAAAATCAATGGATCCATTCCCTCCGAAATAGGGATGCTGAAAAATTTGACCGATCTATTCCTTTCTTTGAACATACTCGTCGGTCCAATCCCTTCCATTATGTTCCATTTAACTAATTTGAGAAGTTTAGACCTTAGTCAGAATAAAATCAATGGATCAATTCCTCCCGAAATAGGGATGTTGAAAAATCTGTCTTATTTAAACTTGGGTTCGAACGCCCTCACTGGTCCAATCCTGAGTAATTTGACTAATTTGGAATATTTGGACCTTAGTGCAAACTACTTAAATGGAAGCATTCCCTATCACCAGGATAACTTTTATTGGATGAGAGATGTTAACCTTAGTCATAACTGTATTAGCGGAGAAATACCTGTTGCACTTGGGATTAACGTAGCCCATCTCTCGAGTCTGGATCTTAGCTACAATAAACTTACAGGCCATATCCCTCCTTCtctcatttatataaaagaaatcaaCTTGTCACACAATTCTTTGAAGGGTCAAATTCCAAATGGTTTTGATAAGCATCATAAATCCCACACATTAATTGGCAATAGGGATTTATGCGGTCAGTTCAAGAATATTTTTCCTCCATGTCCCAAAAGCAAAAAATCAATCATaaccaaaatagaaatttttGCTCCCATCACCACTTTCCTTGGATTCCTGGTTATTGGGGGTATTATCTTATCTCGTTGTGTGTTCAAAGAAAATCAACTTGAGTTAAGAGAATCTAAGGATGGAAACATATTCTCGATATGGAATTATGACGGACATATTGCATATGAAGACATCATTGAAGCAACCGAGAATTTTGACATCAGATATTGCATTGGAACTGGTGGTTATGGTAGCGTTTACAAAGCAAAATTACCAAGCGGAAATGTGATTGCCTTAAAGAAACTTCATCAAAGAGAGGCTGAGAATCCATTTTTCTTTGGGAGTTTTATAAATGAGGTGAGGGTGTTAACAGAGATTCGACATCGAAATATTGTGAAGCTACATGGGTTCTGTGTACATAAAAGatgcaaatttttaatttatgagtACATGGAAAGGGGAAGCCTATTTTGTGTCCTAAGAAATATTGATGAAGCTATAGAACTGGATTGGAGCAAGAGGGTAAACATCATCAAAGGCATAGCACACGCCTTATCTTACATGCATCATGAATGCATCCCATCAATTGTTCATAGAGATATATCATCTAACAACATTTTGCTGAACTCCGAGTTCCATGCTTTTATCTCTAACTTTGGAACGGCCAAACTCCTTGATCCTGACTCTTCCAATCAAACATTGGTTGTTGGCACTTATAGTTATATTGCCCCAGGTAAATTGTTAATTGGTTATTTATATTCCAAAAAtgtcatttaa